TACCTCACGCCCAAGGAGTTCCTCGATGCCTGGAACCAACATCACGGCAGAAAGGAGGTGGTGTCACGGAGGTAGCGAACGAGTACATATATTTACACACGGGAAATGCCTATGCTATAATCCCACCTGACAATTGAATATCTCGCTACGCTCTTATCCAGAGAGGTGGAGGGACTGGCCCAGTGAAGCCCGGCAACCGGCCTAGGGGGTGAGAGGCAAGTCCTAACCAGAGGGGATACCCTTGACTAGGTTTGGTGCCAATTCCGACAGGACGCGTTGCGTTCTGAAAGATGAGAGATGCAGGAGATTTCTTGTAACTTCTCTCATCGGAGAGAAGTTTTTTGTACTGAAACCTTAGGAGAGGAAATTTTAACATGGTGGAGGGATACCTTGCGAACATTAGAATGGAATGACGGTGTACTTCGCCTCATTGATCAACAGAGATTACCTCTGGAGACCGTTATCCTGGAATGTCGGACTTATCAGGATGTTGCCTTGGCTATAAGAGAGATGCGCGTGCGTGGTGCACCAGCAATCGGGGTGACTGCTGCTTATGGAGTGGTCTTGGGAGCTTTAGAGATTAAAGCCCAGACAAGGGAAGCCTTTCTCAGGGAGCTACGCAAAATTGCGGACTACCTGCAGCAGACCCGCCCAACGGCGGTGAATCTATCCTGGGCCCTTGAGCGCATGCTCAGCGTTGCTGCCCGTAGTCGGGGTGATAACGAAGAGATCAAAAGGGCTCTCCTTGTTGAGGCGCAGCGAATGGCCGAGGAGGACGAACTGGCTAATAGAAGATTGGCCTCTTTTGGGGCGGAGCTGATCAAGGACGGCGCCAACATTCTCACCCACTGTAATACCGGCTCGCTAGCGACGGTTCATTACGGAACTGCCCTCGGTGTAATTCGAACGGCCTGGGGACAGGGTAAGAGGATTCACATATTTGTTGATGAAACCCGGCCATTGTTACAAGGGGCGCGGCTGACGGCTTGGGAACTTACGCAGGATGGGATTCCTATGACCTTGATCACGGACAATATGGCTGGATACTTCATGCGGAAGGGGCAGATCAACCTGGCTATCGTTGGGGCCGACCGCATCGCCGCTAATGGTGACTTCGCGAATAAGATCGGCACTTACACGGTGGCCGTATTGGCCAAAGAGCATGGAGTTCCCTTCTACACTGCTGCCCCGACCTCTACGATAGATTTATCTCTCGCCTCGGGTGAAGGGATCCCCATTGAGGAACGTAGCCCTGATGAAGTAGTCT
The DNA window shown above is from Chloroflexota bacterium and carries:
- the mtnA gene encoding S-methyl-5-thioribose-1-phosphate isomerase; this translates as MRTLEWNDGVLRLIDQQRLPLETVILECRTYQDVALAIREMRVRGAPAIGVTAAYGVVLGALEIKAQTREAFLRELRKIADYLQQTRPTAVNLSWALERMLSVAARSRGDNEEIKRALLVEAQRMAEEDELANRRLASFGAELIKDGANILTHCNTGSLATVHYGTALGVIRTAWGQGKRIHIFVDETRPLLQGARLTAWELTQDGIPMTLITDNMAGYFMRKGQINLAIVGADRIAANGDFANKIGTYTVAVLAKEHGVPFYTAAPTSTIDLSLASGEGIPIEERSPDEVVSIRGVRIAPEGVRAANPAFDVTPARYLAGIITENGIVRPPYEEGLRRVVELRQGHGLK